A genome region from Brassica oleracea var. oleracea cultivar TO1000 chromosome C2, BOL, whole genome shotgun sequence includes the following:
- the LOC106326031 gene encoding WUSCHEL-related homeobox 7-like, translating into MSSEGFSIKARGLGNNNNMGGGGTGTKCGRWNPTVEQVKLLTDLFKAGLRTPSTDQIQKISTELSVYGKIESKNVFYWFQNHKARERQKRRKISTVDYDHRQDTNLSLSHRHNPCHHQTPPKDTFGGREEEENVIETLQLFPLSKVERANITAASYNEYIREHVNTTVFSTYSSCGAEMEHPPLDLRLSFL; encoded by the exons ATGTCGTCAGAAGGATTCTCCATTAAAGCTAGAGGCTTAGGTAACAATAACAACATGGGAGGTGGAGGAACGGGGACTAAGTGTGGACGGTGGAATCCAACGGTGGAGCAAGTGAAACTTCTGACGGATCTGTTCAAGGCGGGGCTACGAACACCAAGCACCGACCAGATTCAAAAGATCTCTACGGAGCTGAGTGTCTACGGTAAGATCGAGAGCAAGAACGTGTTCTATTGGTTCCAAAACCATAAAGCTAGGGAAAGACAAAAGCGTCGTAAAATCTCCACCGTCGATTACGATCATCGTCAAGACACAAATCTCTCTCTTTCACATCGACACAACCCATGTCATCACCAAACACCACCTAAAG ATACTTTCGGAGGCCGTGAAGAAGAGGAGAATGTGATAGAGACATTGCAACTCTTCCCATTATCGAAGGTTGAAAGAGCTAATATTACTGCTGCGAGCTACAACGAATACATAAGAGAGCATGTCAATACGACGGTGTTTTCCACATACTCATCATGCGGTGCTGAGATGGAACATCCACCGTTGGATCTTCGACTAAGCTTTCTATGA